The genomic window CGCGCGCCGTGCTGGGCCAGCGCGAGCTTGACCTGCTCCGCGAGAGGGGCGTGCGCCCGGCCGCTCCGGAGGAGCCGCCATTCGAAGTCGAGTTCCCGGAGGACATGGGCGGCAACTACGCATTGCTGGTGGAGATCGAGTTCGCACAGCCGGTGCCGCCCGAAGTCCGGCAAGGCCTGCTCGAAACCCTTGCGCTGTGGGACGCGTTGACGCTTGCCTATCCCAACGACCCCGACGAGGCGGTGGAAGTCAGCGGCGCGCAGGCCATGTTCAACGATCCGCGCACGATCCACTATCACGAATGGATTTGGGACAAAGCCGACGCCGAGGCGTGGGATCTCATCGTCAATCTCTGCTGCGCCTGGCACGAGAAGCTGCCCATCGTGCGGTTGCATTTCGAGTAGGAGCTTGTTCCGTGGACGCCGAAACGCTGCCTTCCATCGTCGCCGAGCACGCAGACGAAGCCTCCTTCCTCTGGCTCCAGCGCGCGAGCGCGGTCCACGCGCCCAACTACTCGCCCCAGCAGTTCGCCGACCTCGACGAACGCCTTGCCGCCCACGTCGACGGCCTGCGGGTCGCCGGCGAGGAGGGCTGGAAGCATGCACTCGCGCTCACTGACAACGAAGGCCCGGAAGACTTCTTCGTCGCCGCAGTGCTCGCCATCGAAGCAGTCGACAGCCGCTTCGACGACCTGGTCGAGCGCGCCAAGGATCTGCCCGAAGTGGTGCCCGGCTTGATCTCTGCCATCGGCTGGACGGAGCCGGACCGTCTCGGCGGACGCGTGAAGACTCTGCTCGAAGACGCCTCGCCGCTGCGGCAAAAGCTCGGCGTTGCGGCCTGTGCATTGCATCGGCGCGATCCCGGGGCATTGCTCGGGCAACTGCTCGTGGATGCGCCCGACAGCGTGCGCATCCGCGCGTTGCGGGCAGCCGGCGAGCTGGGCCGTGCCGACCTGTTGCGGCAGGTGCAGTCGCTGCTCGGCGAAGCCAAGCCAGAGCTGCGCTTCTGGGCCGCTTGGGCGGCAGTGCTGCTGGGCGATCAGGCGCAGGCGCTCGATGCGCTCGCGGCCTTTGCGCTGAAGAGCGGGCCACGCCAGCCGCGCGCCTTCCAGCTGGCGCTGCAGGCCGTGGATGTGGTGCCGGGTCACGCGCTGCTGCTGGACAGCGGCGCATTGCCCGAGGTGCAGCGCTTGCGCATCCTGGGCTCGGGCTTCATCGGCGACGCACGCTACGTGCCATGGCTCATCGAGCAGATGGCGCAGCCGGCCACGGCGCGCATTGCGGCCGAAGCGTTCGTCACCATCACCGGCGTGGATTTCAACCTGGAGCAGATGGAAACCATGCCGCCCGATGGTTTTGAAGACGGCCCGACCGACGACCCCGACGACGAGAACGTCGAGCTCCCCGAGGACATTGCCTTGCCATGGCCGGACATCGACAAGGTGCGCGCATGGTGGGGGAAGAACGGGGCGCGCTTCGCACCCGGGGTGCGGCTCTTCATGGGACGACCGGTTTCCGTTGAAGGTTGCACGAACGTGCTGCGCGAAGGCTTCCAGCGCCAGCGCGTGGCGGCCGCGCTGCACCTGTGCCTGCTGGAGCCGCGCGCGCCGTTGTTCGCCACCAGCGCGCCCGCCTGGCGGCAGCGGCGCTGGCTCGAAAGCGCGGCGTGAAACGCCACTGCAATAAAGGCATACCTCTTAAGGCGAGATTGCCAAGCGGCCCCCCGGAATGAATACTCCTTCTGAGTTTTTGGGCTCGTGCTTGCGCGAGCCATGTTCGGGCGCAGCCCCGGGGGCCGATTCATGATTCATATCGCTGTCATCACCCGGCAAGGCGCCCCGGCGGGGCAGGCCATTGCCGCCGATTTCGGCCCCAACGGGGGCACCATCGGACGTGCGGACACCAACACGCTGGTGCTCGACGACCCGGACCGCACGGTGTCGCGCGTGCATGCGCAGGTGCTGTGCCGCGACGGCCAGTATTTCGTGATCGACCGGGGCAGCAATCCGATGCAGTGCAACGGGGTGCCGCTGGGCTCCGGCAAGGAAGCACCGCTTACCGACGGCACGCAGCTCGTGGTGGGCAGCTTCGAGCTTCGTGTGCGCGCGATGGCCGGCGCGGCTGCTCCTTCGCTTGCCGTGCCCAACACGGTAATGAAAGCGCCCGTGCCCGCATCGGCGGCGGCGGCATCGAGCGACGATCCTTTTGCCGACCTGCTGGCGGGCCTTGCACCGCCGGCACCGGCGGCCGCGGCCAAGGTATCGCCGCCCGCGGCTGCGGAGCCGACCGATTCATTGTTGTTTGCCGACCCGATGCAGAGCGGATCGCGCAATGCACAGGCTGCGCAGATCGACCCGTTCGCCAATCTGCTGGGAACCGCACCTTCTTCACCGGCGCCTGCAGGCGGCCTTGGCGCGCTCGACGATTTTTCCGACCTGGGCGCCCCGCCCGCGAGCGGCAAGGCCGCGGGCATCGACGAGCTGTTCGGCGGCATGGGCGGTGGGGGAGGCATCGGCGGCGATCCGCTCTCGCTTTCTCCGCTGGCGGATCCGCTGCTGCAGCCCAACACGGCGTCCGATGCCGATCCGCTGGCGGCGCTGCAGCGCGCGGCGCCGGCCACGCCGGTGCCGCGCGCCGACCATTTGCCCATCGACCAGTTCGGCTTCACCCCGCCGAAGGCGATCGACGCGCCACGGCCGCAGCTGCCGCAGTTCGACGACGTCACGGGCCAGCCGATCCGCATCAGCGGGCCGGAGGTTTCTTCTCTCGGCGGACCGAACGATGCGCCCGAGCTGCTGGCAGCGCCCCCGCCACCTCCTGCGCCTCGGTCGCCATCGACACAGCCGCTGCCCACGCCGGCGCCGGTCGCCAGGGCGGCACCCGCAATGCAGCGCACCGCTTCCGACGACGAACTGCTCGCGGCCTTTCTGCGGGGGCTCGGCAGCACGCACCAGGCGCCGGAGATGCTCACGCCGGGCCTCATGGAGCGCATCGGCACGATTCTTCGCGGCGCCACCGAGGGCACGCTGCAGCTGCTGCTCACGCGCCAGGAGTTCAAGCGCGAGGTGCGTGCCGAGGTCACGATGATTGCGTCGCAGGCCAACAACCCGCTCAAGTTTTCGCCCACCGTCGATGTCGCGCTGGCCCACCTGCTCGGCCCCGGCGTGCGCGGCTTCATGCCGCCGGAGGCTGCCATGCGCGATGCCTTCAACGACCTGCGCGCGCACCAGTTCGGTGTGATGGTGGGCATGCGCGCGGCGCTGGCGCATGTCATTGCGCGCTTCGAGCCCGACGAGCTCGAGAAGAAGATCAGCGCGAGGTCGGCGCTCGACGCGCTCTTCAGCGCCAACCGCAAGGCCAAGCTCTGGGACCAGTTCGTGGCGCTGTATGGCGGCATCGCGAGCGAAGCCGAGGACGATTTCCACAGCC from Variovorax paradoxus includes these protein-coding regions:
- a CDS encoding TIGR02270 family protein, giving the protein MDAETLPSIVAEHADEASFLWLQRASAVHAPNYSPQQFADLDERLAAHVDGLRVAGEEGWKHALALTDNEGPEDFFVAAVLAIEAVDSRFDDLVERAKDLPEVVPGLISAIGWTEPDRLGGRVKTLLEDASPLRQKLGVAACALHRRDPGALLGQLLVDAPDSVRIRALRAAGELGRADLLRQVQSLLGEAKPELRFWAAWAAVLLGDQAQALDALAAFALKSGPRQPRAFQLALQAVDVVPGHALLLDSGALPEVQRLRILGSGFIGDARYVPWLIEQMAQPATARIAAEAFVTITGVDFNLEQMETMPPDGFEDGPTDDPDDENVELPEDIALPWPDIDKVRAWWGKNGARFAPGVRLFMGRPVSVEGCTNVLREGFQRQRVAAALHLCLLEPRAPLFATSAPAWRQRRWLESAA
- the tagH gene encoding type VI secretion system-associated FHA domain protein TagH; this encodes MIHIAVITRQGAPAGQAIAADFGPNGGTIGRADTNTLVLDDPDRTVSRVHAQVLCRDGQYFVIDRGSNPMQCNGVPLGSGKEAPLTDGTQLVVGSFELRVRAMAGAAAPSLAVPNTVMKAPVPASAAAASSDDPFADLLAGLAPPAPAAAAKVSPPAAAEPTDSLLFADPMQSGSRNAQAAQIDPFANLLGTAPSSPAPAGGLGALDDFSDLGAPPASGKAAGIDELFGGMGGGGGIGGDPLSLSPLADPLLQPNTASDADPLAALQRAAPATPVPRADHLPIDQFGFTPPKAIDAPRPQLPQFDDVTGQPIRISGPEVSSLGGPNDAPELLAAPPPPPAPRSPSTQPLPTPAPVARAAPAMQRTASDDELLAAFLRGLGSTHQAPEMLTPGLMERIGTILRGATEGTLQLLLTRQEFKREVRAEVTMIASQANNPLKFSPTVDVALAHLLGPGVRGFMPPEAAMRDAFNDLRAHQFGVMVGMRAALAHVIARFEPDELEKKISARSALDALFSANRKAKLWDQFVALYGGIASEAEDDFHSLFGKAFLEAYEEQMARLKSDA